In Eriocheir sinensis breed Jianghai 21 chromosome 45, ASM2467909v1, whole genome shotgun sequence, the following proteins share a genomic window:
- the LOC126980787 gene encoding uncharacterized protein DKFZp434B061-like: MVEWPPPTVEWPPPMGLAPFTYLGDDLGGSPMVSPRSSPRSSPRGSPRASPRASPRASPRASPRASPRSTPRRRSRAQSRDGTPIEELVVVSVPCRELKLRSGLSQN, encoded by the exons ATGGTGGAGTGGCCGCCCCCCACCGTGGAGTGGCCCCCTCCCATGGGCCTCGCGCCCTTCACCTACCTTGGGGATGACCTCGGGGGGAGCCCCATGGTCTCCCCGAGGTCCTCCCCACGCTCCTCCCCACGGGGCTCCCCGCGGGCGTCTCCAAGGGCGTCCCCACGGGCGAGTCCCCGCGCCAGCCCCCGCGCCTCGCCGCGCTCCACGCCGCGCCGCAGGTCCCGCGCCCAGTCACGGGACGGCACGCCCATcgaggagctggtggtggtgagcgtgCCCTGCAGGGAGCtgaag TTGCGTTCGGGGCTGTCCCAAAATTAG
- the LOC126980809 gene encoding uncharacterized protein LOC126980809 — protein MRKKKVRGEGGTGNVRVCVGVCGGRGDTHVGNPRMCFNHILKTPVMVSPFLATLLVLPLLHQGHGGAKCVGQALKECLEAEIEVGDGNRTDIYEDPREIPGNSSIGQASVRLYVKPMADFRGVDLRAHHAKGSSDDSMISLPERCFRKGDSLWWELNATMRVTQKTHYSILHFEVVAGECEKSHQTKETQSTNWRFVVGAGGASLWRRNSTPPDCCRTRPADNTTLADDYASTDPSTSPPLPGSCGCVEAGRAMEMVTVAVAVVVVVVVVVVTVVVLMLGVVVMREMKQIVRRSPKASPVGRAC, from the exons atgagaaaaaaaaaagtgaggggtgagggggggacgggaaatgtacgtgtgtgcgtgggtgtgtgcggGGGGAGGGGTGATACACATGTAGGAAACCCCAGGATGTGCTTCAACCATATCCTGAAGACCCCAGTCATGGTTTCGCCGTTCCTCGCGACGCTGCTGGTGCTGCCGCTGCTCCACCAGGGCCACGGAGGAGCCAAGTGCGTCGGCCAGGCCCTGAAGGAATGTCTTGAGGCGGAGATCGAAGTTGGAGATGGGAACAGAACAGACATCTATGAAGACCCTCGTGAAATACCTGGAAACTCGAGCATCGGTCAAGCGTCTGTCAGGTTGTACGTGAAGCCCATGGCGGACTTCAGAGGAGTTGACCTAAGAGCACACCACGCTAAGGGCTCCTCTGATGACTCAATGATCTCACTCCCCGAACGTTGCTTCCGGAAGGGCGATTCCTTGTGGTGGGAGTTGAACGCCACGATGCGGGTGACCCAGAAGACACACTACAGCATCCTTCACTTCGAGGTTGTGGCGGGAGAGTGCGAGAAGAGTCACCAGACGAAGGAAACGCAGAGTACCAATTGGCGCTTCGTAGTGGGAGCTGGGGGCGCTTCCCTCTGGCGGCGAAACAGCACCCCGCCCGACTGCTGCAGGACCCGACCAGCGGACAACACAACACTGGCAGATGACTACGCTTCCACAGACCCTTCCACCTCTCCGCCTCTGCCCGGGTCCTGCGGGTGTGTGGAGGCTGGCAGGGCGATGGAAATGGtgactgtggctgtggctgtggtggtggtggtggtggtggtggtggtgactgtggtggtgttgatgctgggggtggtggtgatgagggaaaTGAAACAGATCGTCAG ACGAAGTCCCAAGGCGTCCCCAGTCGGCCGTGCATGCTAG